AGCTTGGGGAATTCGTAGCTTATGATCTGAACAAGGTATTTGCGATGAACGGACTGGAGGACGACAGGGAGATATATGACAGCACGAACATCATCCCCGCGGATACCTTCCTGCAAACGGCGGACTACCGCAGATTCCTGAACTTCCGGTCGCTAAAGGCCGCTGTGGTGGACAAGCAGCCGGTGGACGTGGAGCGCATCATCGCGGATAACCCGGAATACTATCACGCCTATGTGCTGGCGGGAGACTATTGTTACCGGCAGGAAGACTACGCAAAGGCTAAAAGATATTATGAGCAGGCATTGACCAAAGAGATCGCTACGAAAGCGGAAAAGGACCATATATTGGAACGGATAGAACAGTGCAGAGAGCGATTGTGAGGCTGGGCGGAGCACACATAGACAAACGCTCCAGGGCGCCTCAGGCCCTAAAAAAAATAACAAGAACAGATGAAATGTAATTCCATCTGGCCCGTAAAAAGTTAAAGATGAACAGATGAAATGTAATTCCATCTGGCCCGTAAAAAGTTAAAGATGAACAGATGAAATGTAATTCCATCTGGCCCGTAAAAAGTTAAAGATGAACAGATGAAAGGCATCGGTACAGATATCGTTGAAGTAGACCGGATAACTGCCAAAATAGAAAAAGGGCAGGGCTTCCGGGAGCTGGTGTTCTCACCGCTGGAGATCGCTTATTGCGAGAAACAGGCCGGCAAATACGAAAGCTACGCCGCCCGTTTCGCGGCCAAGGAGGCTTTCCTGAAAGCCCTCGGCACCGGATGGGCAGGTAGCGGCATCGGTTTCAACGAGATAGAGATCAGGAACGATGAGGCCGGCAAACCGGAAATACACCTGGTAGGCAAGGCCCGGTCACTCCTGTCGCAATACCGCATCGCCTCCATATTCGTTTCCCTTTCGCATGTGAAGTCCGTTGCCATGGCCACCGTGGTGATCCTGTAATAAGCTATTTATGTACATACCAGACATCGAACTACAATCCCCCGCCGCCATCCGCCAGTTCCAGGCC
This genomic stretch from Chitinophaga sp. XS-30 harbors:
- the acpS gene encoding holo-ACP synthase, whose protein sequence is MKGIGTDIVEVDRITAKIEKGQGFRELVFSPLEIAYCEKQAGKYESYAARFAAKEAFLKALGTGWAGSGIGFNEIEIRNDEAGKPEIHLVGKARSLLSQYRIASIFVSLSHVKSVAMATVVIL